AAATCAGGTTGGCTGTCGACAATCGTGCGCAGGATCGGCATTGGCCTGTCCTGCTTGATGCAGGAACCAAACAAAATGCGACTCAACGGTTGCTCGGCATCCCGCGATGCAAGTGCCTCTCGAATCGCGCCTGCAACCTGGTCGGCCAGTTTCTGATATCCAACCGGTTTGAAGTGAACGTCGCCCGGTTGAGTAAACAAATTCGCTTCGAAGGTGCGGCTCAGTTTGTTCAGGTCGTTGATGCGTACGCCGTGCTTCTGCATCACGCGAGCAGCGACGTCGTTGTACTTCAGATCATCATTCCGCTTGCGACCGGCTTCGCCTTCAGGCACAACGGTTGTGCTGGCCCAGACCAACGTCGCACCGGTGCTCTTCAGCTTTGTGACCAACTCGTCCAGATTTTGCTCGTACTTTTCCAGCGTTGTGGTCAACGTGCCACGAACTTTGTCTCGCCGCCCCTGGTTCTTCGATTCAGGGTGCCGATAACACAGATCCCACAGTCCCCAATTGAAGTGGACCACGTCCCACTTCGTATCGCCCAGCCAGCGGTCCAGCTTTTGTAATCCGGTGCCAGTGTGTTGAGCGTTCCCTTTGTTATGAACAACGTTGGCTTCGTCCTCCATCAGCTTCACAACATGCGGCGTGTAGCCCAGCGAAATAGAATCGCCGATAATCAGCACGTTGGGTTTGTCTGCAGCAGCGGGGCTGACCGCCATTGCAAGGGCGATAAAACTCGTCAGGAACTTCATCGTAGCACCTTCTTCACAGGCTTGCCGTCCATTGTGAGGATCTGCGAATTGGTCAACGAGTTGCCAAAGCGTTCGAAGTCCTTGAACGTCCAGACGACCCTTTTCTGGCGATCAACTTCGATCAACTGCGGGTTCTTCGGCCCTGCGTGACAGTTGCCGATGAGAACATTGCCACCCGGCAGCACCTGCAGCGATGTCACCCACGCCAGTTGAATACCGGGTAAGTCTTCTTGATGAATACTCCAAACATCCTGACCAGCCGGAGTCACTTCAATAATCCCGTGGCCGTTACCGGTGCTGATCAGAGTGTTGCCGTTCTTCAACCGAATCGCGCTAAAGCACTGATTTCCAAAAGCTTCCACGCCGTGCCCATTGGCTCGGTCGCGACCGAATAGCGGGACGTTGTATTCCCAGACGACTTTTCCGCTGGGATCATATTCGCGCACGGCCCCGTCGCTTTCATGACAAGCGAGGTAGTTGCCCGTATCGAGTTTGCGAACCAAACGAGTGTCGTGATGAGCGCTCGGGTGTTCCACCTTGAGCGGGATTGTTGTGACAACATTGTTCTGCAGGTCGAGTTCCAAAATTCGCGCGCGGCCCGATTCCACAACCATCGTATTGCCATTTTCCAGCCGCTGAAAAGCGTGAATTTCGATTCGTCGTCCTTCATTG
This DNA window, taken from Fuerstiella marisgermanici, encodes the following:
- a CDS encoding PQQ-binding-like beta-propeller repeat protein codes for the protein MHRQFTVLCLALLLAPFAELATAADAPARKFIAADSSKQTIAIISEDGTVAWERKIGPLHDLHVLANGNVLFQDSWTHVLEVNPKTDAVVWEYEAKTAPGNEGRRIEIHAFQRLENGNTMVVESGRARILELDLQNNVVTTIPLKVEHPSAHHDTRLVRKLDTGNYLACHESDGAVREYDPSGKVVWEYNVPLFGRDRANGHGVEAFGNQCFSAIRLKNGNTLISTGNGHGIIEVTPAGQDVWSIHQEDLPGIQLAWVTSLQVLPGGNVLIGNCHAGPKNPQLIEVDRQKRVVWTFKDFERFGNSLTNSQILTMDGKPVKKVLR